TCTGGGAAGTAGAGGACAGTCACCTTCATCTTGTGTGCTCGGACTTTAGCCTCTTCTGACTCTTTGCACTTTCTGTTccgtactattttttttttatttgaggaATATTCCTTCTATACACCCTTCCCCTGCAGAAAAATGtacttacaaacacacacacacacacacgcagacataTTTTGCGCTTTAATGTCAATCATATATCCCTGCAGCCAAATTGTCTGGCCTTTACTAAATTGTCATAGCCCACATTGTACAAAATGATCATCCACATCCACGTGAACATCCACGTGGGAAACCAAGCTTAAAGAAATGTGCGCTTTCGGTCGAGATGGGGtttgaggtttccaacgttCCTTGATGATGATCTTTTGAGATAATGTCacacctctcatgaaatatgaaggacCATATAATTCTAACAAGaattcaaagttgttgttttttaatgaaaactggttttgaaatggcttagatatctaaaacaaagcGACCTTAAAagaaggtgggacccacttttttattaggattgccttgtttttgtttttaacatctcagccatttcgaaacgaattttcatcaaataaacattgaattgttctttgaattgcatgctttgtaacaaaattggtttctaagtatctcgcaaagaGTTAAAAGCTGACTCCTCACCTCAACCGATACTATTCCATCCCCTTAACCGGCAAAGCACGAGCTTTAAAAGTACAGTGGAGTTTGATTTACGTAGCTGCAATTAGACGGACTACAAGGAATTACAACCAGACACGAGCCAGACAATTCTAATAAATTGCTACAAGACCGACTCCGAGCCCAGCATTTCGTGCTCTACATATCTGAGACGTAATTTATCGATGCAGTGCAAAGGACAGCGGGCCAGCGTCATGATTGAATTTGAACATTTGCACAAAACAATGTCTCAAATTTGTGTGGGACATGAGGGAGCATTCCGCATCTTGCCCACAATGACATCTATGAAACAAAGTCATACAAATAGAATGGAAGAAACTCACACAGACATAAAGAATCTAGTCTTCGAaatttttcaacttttgttggttttctaCTTGTATTGGTCGGCGACTTTCAacagagagacatttatatATAAGTGGCGATAATGTCATcacatttatttgttgttgtttttttaaaatctattcTGTGTTCTTTACACAGGGCCATCTCTTCAGTTTGTAAAACTGCTTTACAATAGAGCCTTGTGtaatacataaaaatgtaacACAGTTTACAATTTGAAACAACGTTTGATTATTGCAATCTTACAGTCcataacaatacaatacaatacaatacaatacagtacaatacaatacaatacaatacaatacagtacactacaatacaatacaatacaatacaatacaatacaatacaaagtaGGAATAGGTTAAATCAGTAATCGAAGTATAAAATTGATTACGATATCAAATAGAAATAAATGATATACAACAGTTTAAAATTAGATAACGACTTACATTCAGAACAAACGTTAATCATAACCAACAAAACATCACGTGTATACGGACGGCAAGAATAATGCTACTTAAAATTGAAAATCAAAACTTAAACATTTACACAGTTTCttaaaatattgaaaaacacAAAAGTTTGGACATGAATAGGTAATGATTGTTTGGCTtgggtaaaaacaaaaatgtgtacAGACGGCAAGAGtatatcaaaattaaaaaaacatatCCAAAtggtttctttaaaaaaaatgattataaacGTAATATTTAGGGTAAAAAGAAACCCAATTACAACCTTAAAATCCCCCTCCCCTGAAAGTTATTATTAGAGAGTGGTTGCACGAATATGACAATTTGATTCGGAGAATGCAGTTAATACTTTTCAATTTCCGGTACAAAGACATAGCACCAGCGGTTTCCTGAAGAAAAGGTGAACTTTCTATTTTTCATAGGTGTCTTCCTCCAGGTCCGCAATCGATCATCCATGTGCCATTCTTTTCGTCTGTTAAAACTTTACTGTACGGCGACTTGAATGTGGCCTGTAAAAATGTGTGCTTCAGAGAAATATTTTAGGAAAAGAAGACGGTTAGATACCCGACAATAACCGTTTCACTTTTCCTTACGAACGTACTTGACTTGTTCACCATGGCGATTTGTCAGACTTTTGTGCTTTTGACCTCTATGTAACAAATGGTTctacactttgaatagaccTTTGAGTCCCCTCAATATTGTCTCAAACTTTTTTCACAGTAAAGGAAGTCTCCTTTCCGCAAAATGCATATAAATTTCAATGCACGTGAAGATAATGACTAGTAGAATTGACATATTTTACTGaaagaatttatttatttatttgtagaGGCGAGACCTAAATATTTTCAGAGGGCGTCCATATGTATCTATTAAAACATCGGCTGGTCTTGCGCTGTGTAGTAAACTAGGTCATCGTCATAGGGTTACCAACAAGAAAGAAACCAAGCCAAACTACACCTAaccaaacgaaaaaaaaaagaaagaagaaagccTGGAACCAGAGAATCATCCGGATTTCAATCATCACCAAAATATGAATTAACTTAATTAACTAATCAATTGATACAAACTGATTACCGTTTCTTTCTAGCGTAACGATGAAAACGGACCTATCATCGGTCAAAGTTTTTGTTAACATTAATGCTAGATAATGTGTAACGCACAGACAAACGCCGTGGGAAAGGTAAAAACCTCCTAGAAATCAACGACGCAATTCAATCTCCCTCGCTCGATCTTAGCATGGATATCATCACATCAAGAAACCTTAACACAGCAAGGCGGATCATTacccaagaaaagaaaagaaaacaaagaagggaGAAAACAAGAGTACATGACTGAAAGGATATAGCTGATCCTTGAGAAAAGTAAACTGGAACAGAGACGTTAAGAGGCACAAGTACAAAAAGAGACGGGGGAGAACAGAGTGTCTTTGCCAGTAAGTCATCTTAATACAAGAAAACTAGGACGCCAGCAGAGTAAGAAGGACGGAGATAAAGGGGGATGcttgaagagaaagaaagaacaaatcaATGGGAGGAGGGGGAATAGGAggggaaagggaaaaaaaaagtaagggaAGAAGAATGAAACGAAATAAAGGAGAAATCTataggaagaaagagagagagagaaagggagggagagagttAAAGGGGAACTATCAATTCGACAGTGTCAACACTTTTAACTATATGCTTATGGGAATTGAATCGCCCGCATGTGGACTCCAAGGGGAATTCCCATATCGCGGAGGCGGCAGGTTAAGTAGGTAGAAGGCAAAAACTGCCGAGCCGGCGTACCTAGGGATGCTCTTCCACCTTCTGCTCATCCGGATAGGAGCGCAAATAGCGGTAATTTCCCGGCGACGTTCTCCCAATTACGTCATTAAGGTTGATCCCCACGGCATCAGATTTCTTATCAAAGACATTCTTCGGAGATTATGCGAACGTCAAATTTCATCCGAGTTGCAACTACCGATTAGCGTCTGCCTTTTGAAATATACGGTTTCAGGCATTTGGACATCAGTCAAGAGTTTTGAAACACATCTCTAACTCTTTTgtagaaaaactgaaaatgatatCTTAAGATTCGTCTCCCCGGCATGTAAGAAAATCCATTTTCCGCAAAGCCACTTATTAAAAGTGTGCTTTTTATTTGTATGATCTCTATTTCCCAAAATATCCATTACGTATGGTGTTGTTGTCATATTAGAATCAAGAAGAAAGCCTACTGCTAAATAAGGAGGATCGCAAACAAGAACTGGTGGTATATATTTTTTGGTCCTTCTTTTTACGGATGTGAAATCATGTTGTCCATCCTGTCCATCTAACATTTTAACATCCACTGTGAAATTACGTGACAAAGCAACTAAGcacatacagaaagaaaatgcataaaAAGTGAATCTTGATATCACCCACTTGCCTAGATTCGTGACACctttgtgatttctttttcagGAATTGTGGATACTGATCTTAATGTGGAAGCACAACAGACTTAGctgttcgtttttgtttttttctcgaaTGGACAGGATGGATGCGACAAAGCCCCGTACACCTCGGGTCAAAAGACAACATGCTGTTTGCCAGACATTGATACACCTTCCGctcatcattcttgttcacgatgatttgcaaaatacaaacaaacaaacgaacaagtCGAGGACTAGTTATACACGCACGAACATACACACGTGCACAGGCATATCCGTTGTGcgaattcctttttttttttcgaagtttGGTTGAAATGCAAATCAAGCGTGCACACGGTTATCGATCTGTGGTGATCGATAGCTTGAGATGAGACAGCAACAATGTCAAGTACAAGTAATGGGAAAGAGATCCCTAAAGGCATGGACATACTTGCTGATCAATCAACAGTTCTTAGAAGCTGAGAGTCGAGCCCAAATATACAACCAGAGACATAACATAGATAACAGTGAAGGCTGATGAACTCGGGTGACTGATATTCAAACGCAAAAAGTGCCACGGGAAAGAGTAATTGAGCGGGAACATGATCACATGCGACCGGCTGTACAGTTCTGGGGCAGAACTGTTTCTGGCGCAGTTCTGCCATCTCACACAGCTTCTATCTCGATGATTTGTGAGCGGTTGACGATGTACTAAACCAATTCTTCTTAAcccttttttttatctttcgtTACATCATTTCCAGCTTTTTTCTCATCGAGCGATGAAGCATAtcttcaagtttgttgttctttgCTTTCATTCTCATTAAATCACTCTCAGTAGCCAGTTCTGAGCATCTCTTATGCAATTTAAAACTCAAGGACAAAGGTTATCATGAAATGCTAGTGATTTTGATCATGCGTTTCTCTATTGCATCTCTTTTACGTCTTCTGCAGGTGCGGCGACTCATGTCTGCAATGGCAGAGGGAGGGAACGACGAGCGGATCAAACTGCTCAAGGGAAGCGTCGGAGACGGCAACGAGCTCCTGGAGAAGTACGGCACCGTCATCAAGGACCGCATGGAAAACCTCAAGCAGCAGATCCTGGATGCAGCCGACGAGGACATCCTACAGGTTGAGCAGAGCCGACGGCACCTCCTCCACCAAGTGCAGCGGATGATGGAGGAGTTCGACTACAAGCTCAGAGAGGTCGGGGTAGGGTTCATGTCCAGGATGGACAATCCTCGCATCGGTTGCTTCTCCGGACTCCAACGCTTAGGATCGATGGAGGTCGACGACCGGCTGTCATTCATGGAAGAACACCTGAACGAGGTGCTCGACCTCATGAGCGACATCCAGTTTAATCGCGAGAATTCGAACTCCAAACTTTGTATAGGTCACATTGTCCAGCCAAAGATTCTCCGATTAGCGTCGTCAATCAACCTTCCGGAGACTACGGGCCATCCGAAACGTAGCCTCACCGCTCTTCCAGACGGTAGTGTTGCCATTGGACACGATACCGGCGGCGTCGACATATTTCATCCGGATTTCGGTATAAAGAGGTTCGTCGATGACGTGACGGTCCGTGATATTGCTGCCTGCTCAGATGGCAAAGTGTTGGTTCTCAGCTTCGATCGGCACATCCATGTCTTCGACAATCAAGGCAAAGCCGTGCAGACATTAAGTCCGCAGGAAACCTGCTTCATGTTCTCGCTTTCTGTAGACCGGGGTGATATACTGTTTGTAGGTGACTGCGAGCTAGAGAAAATATTCGTGTTTAATCTCAAGCGCGACGCGCCGACGGCTCTGCGGACAATTCCGACGGCAGCCAACACGCCCTGGCAGCTGCATGTTTTGTCCACGGGTCAGCTTCTTGTCGCAGATCCTTGCCCACCCTATGGTCCTTCCATCAAACTCATCGACCAAGCAGGCTCCACGGTCACAGCGATCCACCAGGAGGAATGGTCCAGCGCCTGGTGCACAGTTGACCGCGATGACAACATCTATGTGGCCTTTGCCAAGAAGGGAATCGAGAAGCGAATATCCATCGATATATACTCGTCCGATGGCAAAGTCGTGGAGAACTTGACGAGGAACTTAATGATGCCTAAGTTTCAGTGGCTCTCCGTTGCTGTTCCTTCTCCAGGCACGATAGCGATATGTAACGAGACCCATCTTTTTGTGTACTCGTGGCGCTCGCAGTACCATTGATACGAACTCGTgcgttgtgtgtatgtgtatttgtatgtgtatcCACATGTTTATCTTTGTTGCGATTAAAGCAGTTTGACTCCGGCAGAAGTGACAAAAATTTTCGAGTTCATCGTACACTTCATAAAAGAATTCCGTCTACTTATCCGCAAAGTGTCCTGTACAAAGACTCACTGGTGTAGCTTCCCCAACACATCAATTGCTATCATTCTGTGAAAGTGTACACAAGCCCAACAACTATGATAATTGACAGATGAAAAGATGAGAAAAGGACATTACAAACTCTGATACAAAGTGCGTAATCTCGTTATAGGaatgcaggtttttttttttcttgaccaaGTGACTAAAATGTGAATGTAATGATACTACGCGTTCCCCATCTCGTAAGTTCGAGACCTTTTGCGTCAAAATTGGGCAGTATGATTACTGAAGAAATCTGTACAAGCAACTGCAAGACGGCAAACAGAACACCTCAAATAGTTATTAAAATTTCTGAAACTTTCCACGACACTCGTTATAGTAAAAAGTCTTGCTTGTCCCGATTTTCTAGGTCCGTACGTTTTATCGTTGTGAACATACAACCTGATGATTTTAAGTTTGGatgaagatgaaataaaattaattCTACCGATTTATtgatgatgaaaatggtaaTAATTTCTATAAGACAGCTTTACAGATGTACATATAGacatatagaaatatatataaatctacgtgtgtgtttgtgtgtatatgtgtgtgcgtgaatTCATAAATAAGACTTTCACTTAATACTCGTCATTATATTGCTCAATATCATTTCGCACAAACTTTGAAACTGGAGTATATAGGCCCTATTCCTTTTTGGTCGTTCAAGCAGTGGGAAATGACTCTTTTCCGTTCCAACTGTccctcttcaaaaaacaaacaaacaaacaaacaaacaaagagtgaAGGACTAATCTATGAAAGCAAGTAGAGATAAATTTCAGCACGTAAAAATTCTATGTCTTTCCGTCAGCATCCTATGGGTTAAATGAATGTAAATGtcatgatcaaaaaaaaaaaaatacatgtaccgtGATGGTATACAGAATAAATCGCTTTACAAGTTGAACGACttacatcttcttcttttcgttCTCTCTATCCCCAGTCCGTCAATAATGCTGTAAGATTCACTAGCACTGTATTTAAAGACACGGTAGCGTAGGGATTCATGGCTGGCCCGATTTATTCGCTGCCCACCAGCTAGGGTAGGGTAGACATGCGAAAACCACAAATAGCACCGGTCAGAGAACATGTGCATCGAAGAGTTCGCTCATCGGCAACCGTCGGCTCCAATCGAGATTCCTCGGCTGTGTTTGTATAGACCTacacatagagatcagtgataaagctataCACAATTCGTTACGGGGATTCTCGAATATATCCGAGCCGGGCCAGCCTATCCACTTCATGGTATCCCCACGCTACCGGGTCCATACAAGTTAAATGCCACTCGACACGGTATCGACGTTCAGGTGACCATTATGAGTAGAATAGATTCTAACAACAAATGGAAGAGGTTTTATATATATCTGTAGTAACGCAATGAAAGTGTGCTATTTCAGAGTTTAATGCAATTGCAAGAAGAAGTGATATCGGTcgaatacagtgtatatgaaatTCATCACCAGTTATTCAAATTTTTTCGACCGTGGAGTGTGGTGTTTTACATTAAAGGCCACCATGTAGGCCTTGCTATCGATCAGGAGGCGATACAGCAATACGACACTATCGATGCGAGGATCAATAGACTTTCGGCATGCAAACAAAGTGTAGTGATGATATTCATTTCTGCTATCGTAGGAGTCGTTTTGCGCATTAAACATCAGATCGATGATACAGCGTAATTTGATTTCGCACCATCTCTCCCTCACGTATGCCCTAGCTTTACACGGCATTTTTTAAGGGCATCGTCTTTCGTTATCGCTCCGTATCAGGGCGAGATTACGAGCGGCTTGGATAGCTTTAGTGTCTGCCGGGCTGGAGCCGATTCGACGTGCAGTTTACCGGGTTGGTGTAGCATTATGCACAGGCAGGCGGTTCGTGCCGAGGCATTTTATTACGCGTGCATCGATGTAAAGCAGGGCGAAAGAAAGTCGAACATTCCAGTCAGGGACAGCGTTTTTAATGAATTCTTCTTCGATTGAATGTTAATGAGAGTTCGCTCAATATTACCAAAACAAATTGTCAGCGCATTTGTTTATAGGCTTCAAACATGGAGTAATGCCGTACTACATGACCCAGATTACACCCAGTGGTGACTTTGTTCCCTGTcagtttttgttattgtgtcTTGTGTGATCTGATAGGATTTATAAGCCACAGTCTTTGCCATCAAGTCAAATATTAAACGACTTCAGCCTAAACGATCAGTGGTtcagtgtttttattttgtgtggatttttttttttcaaccagcTTGCAGGAGTAAGCATTCTCTTGCACTGAAGGCTACAGGCAAACATCTCTAAGTAACAGAATATTGGACGAACCATAGCCATGAGCGCTCTGAAAGTTTCACGGCAAAAATTAGCGATGACATCCacggagacattttttttttttgcaacttcAAACGAGGACAAGACAACGAAGACAGCTCAATTCAAACTCCtgttcgtaaaaaaaaaaaatgtgtcccAATATATTAATGACAAATCAATACATTAACTGAAATCCTTCTCATGTCCTGTGTAAATTCGACGAAACACGCCTTTCAATGTTCAGCAGGGGAGCATTTCAACAAGCGCTTTATTAGATATTTTCTTCTGACAATATGTTTCACGTTAGTGAAATTCTTGCACCTTCCTTGCTGAAAGCAAGATTGATGAAACGCCTCCCCACACTTTCAGAAAAGAACGATTGACGCATCTCATCCAAACAGGAGGGAGAAAACCCAACAAATTTGACAGATTGCCATGTTTTTAGGAAATATTGGAACATTTTACTGACATTTAAGCGTGTTTGCTGATAATGCCATTTATTTCTTCTGTTGGTATAGGGAACATGTTTCCGCAAAGTTTCTGTCATCAATTCAACAACTGGCTGTAGCTCATAATCTTTAGAACCattgaaatagaatgaaaaaaagacagtttcaaaggtcctgtttacctttgggataAGTGATTTAAAgaatattcaagatatcacttttttttgtatcacaaaacatcctactatatatattcatattgcaataaagcctaaatataaggagatatcactattttctcattaaaccatatctggaaacattttattataactttttttaacatttggtatatttaacaatacttaacatcgattatactggttcaattttttacatcggttgtttctatccctaactcacattttagaactattttgaatcactaatgctgggtttttgtttcatctgcaaatggtaaattatatgCCTTTAAGTTTCAAAGTTGTCACTGAAACACTGTTATATCGGTCAAGGTCAaggaaaacgaaaagaaaagaagtgatTATGTCATCGCCTCATTACCCTCGTTTTAGTTTGTACATGGAATATAATCaatcatcaatttcattaaTAATTATTGTGAACAAGTTAGAAAATACCATCGCTCTCCCATTTCAAATCTTTCCCATTCCTGTAAAATAATCTTATGCGAAGGAAAAGATTCCTTCTTTTGGATATACTCAtaataaaaaagatacaaaaccTTGCAATAACGTTTACTTCTTGATATTGTCTTGgttgacaaataaacaaattgttgttgttctccTCGTTCCATTTGATGTAAAACTGTCTATCTACTcaaaaaaacttgaaaataaagtGGAGATCGACTTACAGTCATGCATACATCCATTATTGCCGCAAAGTGAATATAGCGATGCGTGCTATCAATAAAGCCATATCATAGAAAGCTGACAGTACCCCCAAAAGATTGCTTAGTTTTGTCATCCTTACAACATGGATGAGTCCTCAGTTGCATTTTCAAGGACACGCTGCCGCAGTTTGACAGATGTTTCACAAAGTTCAATGCACATTTTGGAGAAGAAGGAAATCGACTATTTCAGCTTTTCGGTACATCGGTGCCGATCTTGATGCAAGCCGatgaaaattctttttttttttttggttgtaaAACCCTAATTTAATAGAAACCCATTTAACTTATCTATACTAGACGAAAGTAACGTATTGTTTACACGGGAACCAGACGCATCATATTTTCAGCCTGAGAAAATTATCACGTGATCATGCTTGCAAAATCACTGACgggtatttgaaaaaaaaaagcctacaCATGCAATACATTTTATACTATGTTTCAGCTCGTACAATTTCTACATAATTTTCTGTCCTCAAATCACATCAACTGGCGAATTTGCTTCATAATGCGAGCAATTCTCCCTCGCTGACAAGACAGTGTTTGACGAAGCCCACTCACACACTTTTTTTCGTTATGTTTTTGGATCCTACTATTCCAACAGCATTTGCTGTCCTGAAATCACATCATTTTTAAAAACGAATTCGCTTCATTTCATCAGAGAGTATACCCCCTCGGGGGATTTCTAGATGCGGAAATCTCATGTTCTTCATCGGAtccggcaaaaaaaaaaaaaaaaaaaaaaaagaaggactGAAGCCAAGAAATTCATTttatcttaaagggatcgtatagttttggttgagatctaatttcaggtttcaaacatttcttggtgagaaaacgagaaacctcttttgaaatatgaaagagcatgtaattccattcggaattcaacgtttatttgatgaaaattgtttttgaaatggctgagatatccacaacaGAGGgtttctaataaagtgtgggacccacactttattatgatcgctttgttttactttgtttttggatgtttcagtcattccaaacccgtattttcatcaaataaactctgaattcctcttaaaatggtatgctctgtactatttcataagtgttttcttggtatcttgcaaaaagttaaaagcctaattctcatctccaccaatactgttccatccctttaagctatgTTTCTCTCTAACCTCTCCGCTCTGTCCATGCGCACACGCACAGAGGGAAACACAAAATGAACATTATAAAcatatgaaaagaaatgagCTGAATATTAcataggttgtttttttttgtatgtgtgtacggGCACATAATTATCTCTGGTGTAGTAACAGATAAAGTGGATATCCGTGACCTTGAAATACAGTCGAACTGGAAAGCCATGTTATCCAAGAGTGGCTCAGTTCATAATCTGTTTATCCTTGctgtcttttctctttcttactttctgtctgtctgtctgtcttttttttctttattcattcatttatatatatatttattttctttttttctccctctctgtctctgaCCTTTGGTAGTTAAGGTAGAAGTGGTTCTTTTATTGTCGTAATGACGGGATCATCCATGAGGGGACAGACAAAAGAGGCTGCGGAAATAAAAGTAATTGCCCTGGACTATTGAAGGATATACACAGATTTGAAGataatatgatgacataaagagagaggtagagagggagagggagagatagagagagagagggggggggggaagctcaGCTCTAGGGAGAGAGATGGTTAGTACAGTAACGAACCAAGGTAACATTTCGGCGATGTAAATGCCAGGAAATAGCACAATGCAAAACCTGACTGACTATAATTTGTTCTAGTATAATTTAAATCCTTTATCTCCTTGTCTATCTATAAacgtatctatctatttatctgtcacTCTATAggcatattattatatatatatatgattatgttgCATGCACACATTTATCCACATACACGTGTGGCACatgctttatatatatatatatatatatatatatatatatatatatatatatatatatatatgcatggatagatatatagataaatgaatagatatataaatagataaatagatattcCGTTTCTATATATGCATATAGGTAGGTACATATCTAGACACTTGGGCAGATACAACGACACTTGGACGAGAGGAGGAAATCGACATTGCACGTCATCCGGACTAGACATCGGAGGTTTGCCTTTATGTTCCTAATTTGTTCACACTTTAAGGACACTTAATGCGGCAAATTGACCTTATCAAAACGCGTCCTCTCTTAATATCAGCCTCAGCTTCTtgatgttttcactttttttaccGTGTTTCATACTTCTCTGCCTGCAAAGTAGCTGCAATTTGATCGAGAGATTTATGTATTATATGAAGAGTAGATTAATCACACTTGACCTCCTTTTTTTCGAAGATTCTTAGTTATCCATAAACCGTTTCAATTG
The DNA window shown above is from Diadema setosum chromosome 22, eeDiaSeto1, whole genome shotgun sequence and carries:
- the LOC140245030 gene encoding uncharacterized protein yields the protein MSAMAEGGNDERIKLLKGSVGDGNELLEKYGTVIKDRMENLKQQILDAADEDILQVEQSRRHLLHQVQRMMEEFDYKLREVGVGFMSRMDNPRIGCFSGLQRLGSMEVDDRLSFMEEHLNEVLDLMSDIQFNRENSNSKLCIGHIVQPKILRLASSINLPETTGHPKRSLTALPDGSVAIGHDTGGVDIFHPDFGIKRFVDDVTVRDIAACSDGKVLVLSFDRHIHVFDNQGKAVQTLSPQETCFMFSLSVDRGDILFVGDCELEKIFVFNLKRDAPTALRTIPTAANTPWQLHVLSTGQLLVADPCPPYGPSIKLIDQAGSTVTAIHQEEWSSAWCTVDRDDNIYVAFAKKGIEKRISIDIYSSDGKVVENLTRNLMMPKFQWLSVAVPSPGTIAICNETHLFVYSWRSQYH